Proteins encoded in a region of the Balaenoptera ricei isolate mBalRic1 chromosome 19, mBalRic1.hap2, whole genome shotgun sequence genome:
- the CTU2 gene encoding cytoplasmic tRNA 2-thiolation protein 2 isoform X1, translating to MCEVGEDYRAPAGQPSPRPGREQKCVKCKEGLPVVVIRAGDAFCRDCFKAFYVHKFRAVLGKNRLIFPGEKVLLAWSGGPSSSSMLWQVLEGLSRDSAKRLRFVPGVVYVDEGAACGQSPEDRAKTVAEAKLVLQSVGFPWHIVALEEVFGLPPSVLRCSAREPVGTEGAYKAAVDSFLQQQHALGEEQRSLPCPPRPPIRAGPPTAGQTEALSTLFSSVETLTAKEELLRTLRTHLILHVARTHGYSKVMMGDSCTRLAIKLMTSLALGRGAFLAWDTGFSDERHGDVVVVRPMREHTLKEVAFYNRLFAVPSVFTPAVDTKAPERASIHRLMEAFILRLQAQFPSTVSTVYRTSEKLVKAPRDGCAAGTPGPRCLLCMCVLDVDTADSATAFGAQTSSQLPQTQPPVAQAEAPTVSCCCPGMGGARHCCRTEEDPRARVIEQLCYGCRVNMEDLPSLDPLPPYILAEAQLRSQRAEAEQIQEYLLEDREDEDARPGES from the exons ATGTGCGAGGTGGGCGAGGACTATCGGGCGCCCGCGGGACAGCCGTCGCCACGGCCCGG CCGTGAGCAGAAGTGTGTGAAGTGCAAGGAAGGCCTGCCTGTCGTGGTGATCCGAGCCGGAGATGCTTTCTGCAG GGACTGTTTCAAGGCGTTTTACGTCCACAAGTTCAGAGCCGTGCTTGGAAAGAACCGGCTGATCTTCCCGGGGGAGAAG GTGCTCCTGGCGTGGTCCGGGGGGCCTTCGTCCAGCTCCATGCTCTGGCAGGTCCTTGAG GGCCTGAGTCGAGATTCTGCCAAGAGACTGCGTTTCGTGCCAGGGGTTGTCTACGTCGATG AGGGAGCAGCCTGTGGCCAGAGCCCGGAGGACAGAGCAAAAACCGTGGCCGAGGCGAAGCTGGTCTTGCAGAGCGTCGGCTTCCCGTGGCACATCGTTGCCTTGGAAGAG gTGTTCGGCCTGCCGCCCTCTGTGCTGCGCTGCTCTGCCCGGGAGCCGGTGGGGACCGAGGGAGCCTACAAGGCGGCCGTGGACAGTTTCCTGCAGCAGCAGCACGCCCTGGGCGAGGAGCAGCGGAGCCTGCCCTGCCCCCCGCGCCCCCCGATACGGGCTGGGCCACCCACAGCCGGCCAGACTGAGGCTCTGTCCACACTGTTCAGCTCAGTGGAGACGCTGACGGCCAAGGAGGAGCTTCTGCGGACACTGCG gaCCCACTTGATCCTGCACGTGGCCCGGACCCACGGCTACTCCAAGGTGATGATGGGGGACAGCTGCACCCGCCTGGCCATCAAGCTCATGACCAGCCTGGCACTGGGGAGAGGGGCCTTCCTCGCCTGGGACACG ggcttcTCAGACGAGCGACACGGCGACGTGGTGGTGGTGCGGCCCATGCGCGAGCACACGCTTAAGGAGGTCGCCTTCTACAACCGCCTGTTTGCCGTCCCCTCCGTCTTCACGCCGGCCGTTGACACCAAG GCCCCCGAAAGGGCCAGCATCCACCGGCTGATGGAGGCCTTCATCCTCAGGCTGCAGGCCCAGTTCCCCTCCACGGTCAGCACCGTGTACAG gacgaGCGAGAAACTGGTCAAGGCGCCCAGGGATGGCTGTGCTGCCGGCACCCCCGGCCCCCGCTGCCTGCTCTGTATGTGCGTGCTGGATGTCGACACTGCTG ACAGTGCCACAGCTTTTGGGGCTCAGACCTCCTCGCAGCTCCCCCAGACGCAGCCCCCCGTCGCACAGGCTGAGGCGCCCACCGTGTCCTGCTGCTGCCCCGGGATGGGCGGGGCCCGGCACTGCTGCAGGAC GGAGGAGGACCCCCGGGCCCGTGTGATTGAGCAGCTGTGCTACGGCTGCCGTGTGAACATGGAGGACTTG